One part of the Vicia villosa cultivar HV-30 ecotype Madison, WI linkage group LG6, Vvil1.0, whole genome shotgun sequence genome encodes these proteins:
- the LOC131612247 gene encoding heavy metal-associated isoprenylated plant protein 21-like → MGALYYLISNFCTSPNTKTKRKPMQTVEIKVKMDCDGCERRVRNAVATMKGVKSVEINRKQSKVTVNGFVDPNKVLKRIKNTGKKRAEFWPYVPQHVVTFPHLTGIYDKRAPAGYVKNAQTFPASIDTEEKLMSYFSEDNVNSCSIM, encoded by the exons ATGGGTGCACTTTACTACTTGATCTCAAACTTTTGCACTTCTCCAAACACAAAAACCAAACGCAAACCAATGCAG ACCGTTGAGATCAAAGTGAAAATGGATTGCGATGGATGCGAAAGAAGAGTTAGAAATGCAGTGGCTACAATGAAAG GAGTGAAATCAGTGGAGATAAACAGAAAGCAAAGCAAAGTAACAGTGAATGGTTTTGTTGATCCAAACAAAGtgttgaaaaggataaaaaaTACTGGAAAAAAGAGAGCTGAATTTTGGCCTTATGTTCCACAACATGTAGTAACCTTTCCTCATCTAACAGGAATCTATGATAAAAGAGCACCAGCAGGATATGTAAAAAATGCACAAACATTTCCAGCATCTATTGATACAGAAGAGAAACTCATGTCCTATTTTAGTGAAGACAATGTTAATTCATGCTCCATCATgtaa